One part of the Solea solea chromosome 1, fSolSol10.1, whole genome shotgun sequence genome encodes these proteins:
- the LOC131462513 gene encoding uncharacterized protein LOC131462513, with translation MLSLSLFLSLWSISCSLLRPAPARHRLSVYLRRRSNNWLLSALEEHRGEGESERRGEKWRRRTRREEEKRGKQGGDLLLSIPPLSPLWQHHQHQHHCCLLLHHHHCCCCCCSRCWILRLLPGSASSFSSGSSSWNWEEEGRSPPPSLLSSPRTLDKASGEEEERRRGGEGILEEVHRESGGKGNTLGYRRAVLRRRRKEVCPSAETDLFSR, from the exons atgctctccctctccctcttcctctctctctggtctaTCAGCTGCTCCCTCCTTCGCCCAGCCCCGGCTCGTCACCGGCTGTCAGTTTATTTGCGGCGGCGGAGCAACAACTGGCTCCTTTCTGCACTGGAGGAGCACAGAGGGgaaggagagagtgaaagaaggggggaaaagtggaggaggaggacgaggagagaggaggagaagagagggaaacaAGGAGGAGATCTTTTGTTAAGCATCCCTCCCCTCAGCCCTCTCTggcagcatcatcagcatcagcaccactgctgcctcctcctccaccaccatcactgctgctgctgctgctgctcccgcTGCTGGATCCTCCGTCTCCTGCCAGGATctgcctcctctttctcctcaggGAGCTCTTCCTGGaactgggaggaggaggggagatcACCACCTCCCAGCTTGCTAAGCTCGCCGCGGACCCTCGACAAGGCatcaggagaagaggaggaaagaaggaggggaggggagggaatTTTAGAAGAGGTGCACAGGGAGAGCGGAGGAAAAGGCAACACCCTGGGTTACAGGAGAGCCGtcctgaggagaagaagaaaagagg TTTGTCCGTCTGCAGAGACAGACTTGTTTTCCAGATGA